CACGCGCCCGGGCGCTGCACCGAGTTCATAACCGGGCAGGGCGGCCGCCAGCTGCTGCCAGCCCGCCGAGCCCAGCACCTGGCACAGGCGTTGCACCGCGGGCGTCTGCAGGCTGGGCTTGAGGCAGGCGAGGAAATAGTCTTCGCTGGCCAGCGGCAGGAAGTGCAGGCCGAACTCCAGCGCCGCGGCCTCGATGCCCAGGCCAGCATCGGCCAGGTCGCCGGCCACACTGGCGGCCACGGCCACGTGGGTCTGCTCGATGTGGTCGTGGTAGCCGGCCAGGCGAGCCGGATCCAGGCCTTCGCGCGCCACGAGGTGGTTCATCAGCAGCCGCGTGCCCGAGCCCACCTGGCGGTTCACCAGGCGCAGGCCCAGGCGCTGCACATCGGCCAGGCCGAAGACACGCCGCGCGAGTTCGGGCCGCAGCATCAGGCCCTGGCGGCGGCGGCAGAAGCCGATCACCTTGTTCAGGCCGGGCTGCAGCAGCGGCTTCATCGCCTGCGCGTAGGCCGAATCGGCATCACGTTCGGCCGGCACGTGGAAGCCGGCCACCACGCACTGCCCGGCGTTCAGCGCGCGCAGGCTGTCCACGCTGCCTTGCACGCGCAAATCCAGGTGCAGCTGGGCGGTGGCGGCGGCGTGCTGCTGAAGGACCGAGAGCGCCGTGTCGTGGCTGGCGTAAAGCGTCAGCAGCAGCTGTTGATCGTCGCGGGCTTCGGCCAGCATCCGGACGAGTTCGGCCCGCAGTGCTTCCAGCTGCGGCTGGATGCGCGTGCGCGCGCGGCGCTCGGCCCAGAGCAGGCGTTCGCCGAAAGCTGTCAGGCGCGCGGGCTGGCCCTGCGTCCAACTGATCAGCGCTTCGCCCAGCGTCTGCTCCCAGTCTTTCAGCGTGCCCCAGGCGTAGCGGTAGCTGCAGCCCAGGGCGCGCGCGGCGTGCGAGATGGAGCCGGCCTCGTGCACGGCCTGCAGCAGGTCGAACAGCGGGTTGTCGATCTGCGCGCCGCGCTGCGCGCCGGGTTTCAGCACGTACTGCAGATGGGCGTTGAGCGCGTTGGGGGCTGTGGCTGCTGCGCCGGGCGCAGGCGCATCGGGCGAGGCTGCCGAGGCCGCCGCTGGGGCTGGGCGGGTGCGTGTGGGGCTCATGGCGTGGCGGTGCCGGGCCACCACCCCAGCAGCGTGGTGGGCGCGGGCTTGTCGTGCTTCAGCGCGGGTGGACGGCGCGGCGTGCCCAGACCTATCCAGCCCACCAGCGTTTCACCGGGGGCACAGAAGGCGTTCACGATGGCCGGTGCGCGCACCTTGTTGCCCGAGAGGATCTTGCCTGCATAGCCCAGGCCGTGCGCTGCGCTGAGGAAGTTGCTGAGGGCGCCGCCCACGGCGATCCACTGCTCGTGCACGGGGGCCAGCGGGTGGCCCTGGTCGATGCGCGCGATGACGGCCACGCTCATGGGCGCGCGCAACGCGCGCTCGCGCTCGATGGCCAGCGTCTCGGCGGGTTTGCCGGTTTCACGCGCCACCTGCTCGAACAGATCGGCCAAGGCCGCGCGCGCCGGTCCGGCCACCACGCTGAAGCGGTAGGGCACGAGGCCGCCGTGGTCGGGCGCGCGAAGCGCGGCCTGCACCATCAGCGCCAGTTCCTCGGCGCTGGGCGCAGGTTCGTCCAGGTGCTTCAGGCCCAGCGAATGGCGGCTCAGCAAGAGCTGCAAAGCGGCGGTGTCGGGCATCAGTACACCAGGGTGCGCCAGCGCAGATCACCCGCGCGGGCCATGAACTGCACCGCGCCGCCGTGGCCGCGGCATTCGGGGATGAGCGGCGCACCGGCCAGGCCTTGCGCGTGCAGCGCTTCGGTGCAGACAAAAAGCTGGGCGCCGTGCGCGTGGGCCTGGCGCAGGTGGTCCAGCACGGTGTGCGTGGCTTGCGGCGCGGCGCGCAGCGTGGCGGCCACGCCGGGCACCAGCAGGTGCACGCTGCGCGCGGTGAAGTAGATCTCCACCGGCAGCTCCAGTGCAGCCGCGGCAGCAGCGTGGAAAAAGGGCGTGGCCAGGCGCTCGGGCTGTGCGGGGTCGGCGGCCCACAGCAGCAGCGCCACGCCTGCGGCGGCGTGGTCCAGATAAGCGTTGTTGGCGCCTTCGGCCAGCCTGCCTGTGTTCATCCGTCCACCCGGTGCAGCCAGGCGTGGTGCTCCATCGCGGCAACCACGGCCCGGCCGTGCAGCAGTGCGCCGCTTTCGGCCTGCCAGGCCGAGGGCTGCAGGCGCGCGAGCCAGCCTTCTTCGTAGGGGCTGCCGTGCACCAGCTCGGGCGCGGTGGCCAGGCGTTCATTGACCGCCAGCACGGTGCCGCTGATCGGGCTCTTCACCGAGACGATGGACTTGGCCAGCTCCACCACCGCGATGCCGCGCCCGCGCTCCACCACGGTGCCCACGCCCTTGGGCCGGCACATATACACCTCACCGGCCAGCTGCACGCCCAAGGCGGTGATGCCCACCGTCGTGCTGCCATCTGCTTCGAGCCGGGCCCAGACCTGGTGCTGGATGTCGTAGTGCAGTTCGTCAGGGCAGGGCAGGCCGGCGGCCATCATCGTGGGGCCTCCACAGCAGCAGGGCGAAGGGAATGTGGGCGGAAGGGAATGGGAGTCGAACCCACCCGGCGACGCATGGCGCCACCCACCGGGTTTGAAGCCCGGCCGACCCACCAGGGTCGTTTCCCTTCCATGCGAAAACGTATCGTCATGGGAGCACCGCATTGTCCAGCAGCGTGCTGTCGCTGCGCAGGCGGTGCACATCGCCCACGCGGCGCAAGAGGCCGATGCGGTCGAGGTATTCCAGGATCTGGATGGCGCGCTTGCGCCCGAGCTGCGTGGCGTCGCGGAACAGGGCGGCCGTGACCTCGCCGCCGTGCGCCTGCGCGATGGCCTGCACCAGCGCCACGGCCCGTGCCAGGATCTCGGGCGTGAGGTAGAGGTCGCGCACGATCTGGTGCAGCTCGGCGCGCTGCGCCAGGCGGGCCATGGTCACGCGCAGCAGGGGCTCGGGCTCATTGATTTCCTTGGCGAGGTCGCGCACCCAGGCGCCCTCGAAACCCACGGCCGCCAGGCGCGGGCCCACCTTCTGCGCCAGGCGCTCTTCGGTGGCCGAGAGGCGCACGCCATGTGCCGGCAGGTGCACGAAGGCACCGCGCATCGCCACCTCGCCGCGGGCTTGCAGATCGCTCAGCAGCGCGCGCCACAGCGGCTCGGGCAGGCGCGGCAGGGCCAGGCGGCGCAGGCGCGCGGCGTCGGGGCCGAGCTCTTCGGGGGCTTTCTCGTGGAAGGCAGCCAGGGAGGCCAGCACCTTCTCGCGGGCGGCTTCGGCCTGGGCCGCGCCCAGGGCCCAGTCGTTGCGCGCATCGGTGTGGCGCAGCGCGCCGGTGGCGGCGGCCAGTTCCACACGCCGGCCCTGGGCCGCCGCAAACCGTTGAAGATCCACGCCCTGGGGCGATTGCACCAGCAGCCCGCGAAGGCGTTCTTCGGCGCTGGGCGTGGCCAGCGCGTCCAGCTCGGCCAGGCGCTGTGGCGTGCGGCGGTAGCGCGCCGGGGCCAGCGGGTCCAGCACCACGCCGCCGGCCAGCGTGCGGCTGGCCGAGGCGTCGCGCAGCACCACGCGGTCGCCGTGCCATGCGCCCACGGAGGCCTGCAGCACCAGCTGCACACGCGCGCTGGCGCCGGGGGCGAGGCTGTCGCCATCGAGCACGGCCACGCTGCCCATCACCGCGGCCGAACCCAGGTGCACGTGCACCGGCGTGCCGCTGCGCAGCGCGCGTGTTTCGGCCTGCCACAGCCGCAGCTGCACGTCGATGCGCTGCGTGGCCAGCGCAGCGGCCGGTGCCACCAGCCACTGGCCGCGCTGCACCCGCTCCTTGGCGACACCGGCCAGGGCCACGGCGCAGCGTTGGCCCGTACCGGCCTGCGTGACGGCGCGGTTCTGCGCGTGCAGGCTGCGCACGCGCACGGCTTCGTCTGGCGCGCCGGGGGGCACCAGGCGCAGCTCGTCGCCGGCGGCCACCTGCCCGGCGTGCGTGGTACCGGTGACGACCGTGCCGACGCCGTCCAGCGTGAAGGCGCGGTCGATGGCCAGTCGGAAGGCCGCGCCGCTGCGCTGCTCCGCGGCCCGCGCGGCAGAGGCCGCGTGTCCGGCGGCGGCGTCGCGCAGCAGGCTGCGCAAGGCCTCGATGCCCAGGCCGCTGGGCGCAGCCACTGTCAGCACGGGGCAGTTTTGCAGCGTGGAGCCGATCAGCAGCGCCTGCGCCTCGGCCTGCACGGCCTGCAGGCGTTCGGCGTCCACGCGGTCGGCCTTGGTGATGACGACCGCGCCGCGCTGCAGGCCCAGCAGCGAAAGCACCGCCAGATGCTCGCGCGTCTGCGGCATGGGGCCGTCGTCGGCGGCCACGAGCAGCAGCGCGAAATCGATGCCCGTGGCGCCGGCCAGCATGGTGTGCACCAGCCGTTCGTGGCCGGGCACGTCGATGAAGCCGATTCGCTCCAGGCCCTGGCCGGCTTCCATGAAGGCGTAGCCCAGTTCGATGCTGATGCCACGTTGCTTCTCTTCGGGCAAGCGGTCGGTGTCCACGCCGGTGAGCGCGCGCACCAGCGTGGTCTTGCCGTGGTCGATGTGGCCTGCGGTGCCGACGATCATGGCCTTACTTGATGAGCCCCGCGCTGCGGCCGGCGGCTTCCAGGCCCTTGTAGTTCTCGGGCGCGGTGGGCACGAACTTGGTGGCGCGTGCCAGGCCCAGGATTTCCTTGCCTTCGGCGTTGTCGGCGCTCAGGCCCAGCAGCGCCTTCTGCACACGTTCACGCTGCGCCGCGGGCATGTCGGCATGCACCGACCAGTTGTAGTTGAAGTAGGGCGGCGTCGTGTAGAACACATCGACCTTGTTCGTGTCGACCCGGTTCTCGCTGACGAACTTGCGCCACACGGTGATGTCGAGCGCCGCGGCGTCGACACGGCCGCTCACCACCGAGGCGATGGTGGCGTCATGCGCGCCCGAGAAGGCCACGCGCTTGAAGTCACGCTCGGGCTCGATGCCCGCGGCCAGCAGGAGGCTGCGCGGCATCAGGTGGCCCGAAGTGCTGCTGGCCGAGCCGAAGCTGACCTGCTTGCCCTTCAGGTCCTCGAGCTTGGTGATGCCCGAGGTCTTCTGCGTGATGAAGACCGAGCGGAATTGCGTGTCTTCTTCGCGCTGTGCGATGGGCACGATCTTGTCGCCCGAACGCAGCTTGGCCTGCACGAAGGTGAAGCCGCCGAACCACACCATGTCGACCTGCTTGTTCACCAGTGCTTCCACCGCGGCGGGGTAGTCGCTCACGGGCACGAACTCGACCTTGGTGCCCAGCGTGCGCTCCAGGTACTTGACCAGGGGGCCGAACTTGCGGATCTGCTCGCTGGCGGCTTCTTCGGGGATGGTGGTCACCTTGAAGACGGCTTGCGCCTGGGCCAGCGTCGCGGCGGTCAGTGCCGTGGTGGCCAGGGCCAGGGTGGCGAGCCGGCGCGCCCGACGGGCGACGCGTTGGAAGAACGGGGTCATGGTGGGGTTTCCTTGAGAAACCGGGGTTGGGATCATGGCGGCATGGCGCGTAAAGCCTGCGGGTACCGTGTCGCCGCGGCGGACACGCAGGCATGGACTTCAAGGCAGGGCCAGGCGCAGCGACTCCAGTTGCGACAACAGGGCCTGCGGGTCTTCCAGCCCGCGCAGGTCGAGCAGCAGCCGGTCTTCGGCGATGCGGCCCACCACGGGCAAGGGGAGCGTGCGCAGCGCGGTCGCCAGTTCATCGAGCGCGCGCCCGGCACCCTTCTTCTGCGAAGGCGCCAGCGCCAGGCCGGCCGAGGGCAGGCGGTCCACCGGCAGCGAGCCCGAGCCGATCTGGCCCAAGAGATCGACCACCTGCACCTCGAAGCGCGGAGCGACGGCCGCGGCCACGGCCGGCAGCAGTTCGGTGGCCAGCGCGCGCAGGCTTTCGGCGGTGCGCGTGAGCAGGCGCAGCGTGGGCAAGTCCTGCGCCAGGCGTTCGGGCCGCAGGTACAGGCGCAGCGTGGCCTCCAGCGCCGCCAGCGGCAGCTTGCTCATGCGCAGCGCGCGCTTGAGCGGGTACTTGCGGATGCGTGCGATGGCCGCCTTGCTGCCGACGATCAAACCCGCCTGCGGGCCGCCGAGCAGCTTGTCGCCGCTGAAGGTGACGACATCGCAGCCCGCGGCCAGCTTTTCTTGTGGCGTGGGCTCCCGTGGCAGGCCGTAGGCGGCCAAGTCGACCAGCGAGCCGCTGCCCAGGTCGCTGGCCAGCGGCAGCCCTTTGGCGTGGGCGATGGCGGCGAGCTCGGCCTCGTCGACCGCGGTGGTGAAGCCCTGCACGGCGTAGTTGCTGGTGTGCACCTTCATCAGCAGCGCAGTGCGTTCATTGATGGCGCCGGCGTAGTCGTGCGGGTGGGTGCGGTTGGTGGTGCCCACTTCCACCAGCGTGGCGCCGGCCGCGGCCATCACATCGGGCATGCGGAAGGCGCCACCGATCTCCACCAGCTCGCCACGCGAGACGATGCACTCCCTGCCGCGCGCCAGGGCGGCGATGGTGAGCAGCACCGCTGCGGCGTTGTTGTTGACGATGGTGGCGGCCTCGGCGCCCGTCAGCGTGCAGAGCAGCTCTTCGACGAGGTTGTCGCGGTCGCCGCGGCCGCCGCTGGCGAGGTCGTACTCCAGGTTGTTGGGGCCGGCCATCATCGCCAGCACCTGCTGCAGCGCGCTGTCGGCCAGCAACGCGCGGCCCAAGTTGGTGTGGATGACGGTGCCGGTGAGGTTCAGCACCCGGCGCATGTTGAGCGCCAGGCGGGCCTGCACTCGGGCGGCCAGGGCCCGCAACAGCGCCGGCATTTGCACCGCGTTGTGCCCCAGGGTGCCGGCCAGCGCAGCGCTGCGCTGGGTTTCGAGCAGTGCACGCGCCTGTGCGGCCACCAGCGTGTGGCCGTGTTCGGCCACCAGGGCCGCCGCTTCGGGTTCTCGCAGCAGGCGGTCGACGCCTGGCAGATCCTTCGGGCTGGCCTTGGAACCGTCGACGACGGATTCGGCGGGCCGCGCCATCAGGACGCCCCGGGGTCGGGCGGCGGCGCCGCGCTGGTCTCTTCGGCAGGGTCGCCGAAGAGCAGCATCAGGTTCAGGCCGTGGCGGTGGTAGCCGGCTTCGGACACCAGCAGGTCCAGCGTGAGGCTGGCCAGGTCGTCGGCCAGCGGCTCCACCATCGGGTCGCGGTCGCTGTGCACAATCTTGAGGTAGTGGCCGCACTCGTCGCAGGTTTCGGCCTGCATCACGGCCTGGGCGGCGCGGCTGCTGCCCTGGTCGTCGGCATCGGCGGTGTCCAGCGACTGGTAGGCCAGGCTCTTCTCCGACAGGCAGTGCGGGCACTTGATGCGCACCATGTGCCACTCGGTGCTGCACAGGCCGCAATGCAGATAGCGCTGGCCCAGCGATTCACCGGAAGAGCGCGTGACGCTGGCCACCGGGCGGCTGCCACAGCAGGGGCAGGCGGTTTCGTCGTCGATGCGGCCGAAGGGCTGGCCATGGGCCGGCGCGTGGGCCAGGCCGTGGGCATCCACCTTCAGCACCAGCTCGGTGAAGCAGCATTGCAGGGCCGCGGCAATGAGGGGTGCGCAGGCCAGGTCCAGGCCCGTCATCACGCCGTGCAGCAGCGCATCGGCCTGGCGTTCGAGGAAAACCTCGTCGGCTGCGGCCAGGGTGTCCAGCGTGGGCAGCACGCCGGCCGGTGCGCTGCCGCGCAGATCGGCCACCAGCGCGCGCAGCACGCTGTGCCAGGCCGGGTCGCGCGGCCAGTCGGTGGCCAGCAGCGGGGGCACGCCCGCGCGGGCGGCGCGGTCGATCGCGTCGCGGTCGGGCAGGGGCAGCGTGGGCATGCGCGCCAGCTGGCGCTGCTGGGCCTGCGCCAGATCGGCCATGAAGTTGAGGAAGTCGCCCATCGCGTGGCCGCGCGCCAGCTGGCGCAGCCGCATCGCGCGTTCGGCGAAGACGGTGCTGCGTTCGGGCAGGCGCAGGAAGGCCGTTTCGCCACCCGCGCGGGCGGCGATCTCTTCGGGGGACATCACCCGCACGGTGGCCATGACTGGACTCAGTGTTTCTCCTGGACAAGAAAAGAGGGCGCTGACAAAGCGCCCTCTGTGCGGGTGGGACTCAGGGTCCCTTGGTCATGTCCCGATACCACAGGGCATGGTTGGCCTTGGCCCAGCCTTCGGTGACCGTGCCGCGGGTCATTGCGCGCGCCGTGCCCTTGACCCAAATGACGGCGTACACATGCATGATCGTCGCCGCGATCAGCACCACAGCTGAGACGGCATGCAGCAGCAGACCGATGCGCTGCACTTCGATGGGGAAGAACGGCGAGAACCAGGGCCGCCAGAAGAGGAAGCCCGAGAGCAAGAGTACCGCCAGGCTGACGGCCATGGCCCAGAACACCAGCTTCTGGCCATAGTTGTACTTGCCCACGGGGGGCATGCTGGCCTTGTTGCCCTTGAGCATCTCACCCATGTGCTTCTTCCACTCGCGATCGGCGTCGTTGACGACGTTGTCGCGCCAGAGCTTGAGGAACAAGCCCAGGAAGCCCACCACCATCAGCACGCCCAGGAAGGGATGCAGGATGCGCGCCCACGAGCCACCGCCGAACAGGTGCACCAGGAAGTACAGCGACGGGTGGAAAAAAGCCAGGCCGGAGAGTCCGGCCAGCACGAACATCATCGCGATGAACCAGTGGTTCATCCGATCTCCGTCCTGGTAGCGCTGCAGCATTTTCTGAGCCATCACGCTTCCTCCTTCTCGGGCTTGCCGGCGTCAGCGGACTTCTCCTCGATCGGACCCACCTTCATGTAGTGGAAGAAGCCGGCGACGACCGCGCCGATCATCCCCGCCACCGCCAGCGGCTTGGCGATGCCCTTCCAGACCGAGACCAGCGGGCTGACGCTCGGGTCCTTGGGCAGGTCTTCCAGCTCGGGCCGGTCGGCGTGCTTCAGCACGTACATCACGTGCGTGCCGCCGACTCCTTGCGGGTTGTACAGGCCTGCGTTCTGGAAGCCGCGCTCCTTCAGCTCGCCCGCGCGCTTTTCGCCGTAGGTCACCATGTCGTCCTTCGTGCCGAAGGTGATGGCGCCCGTGGGGCAGGTCTTCACGCAGGCCGGCTCCAGACCCACGCCCACCCGGTCGGAACACAAGGTGCACTTGTAGGCCTTGTTGTCCTTCTGGCTGATGCGCGGCACATCAAAGGGGCAGCCCTTGACGCAGTAGCCGCAGCCGATGCAGTTCTCGCTGATGAAGTCGACGATGCCGTTGCTGTACTTGACGATGGCCCCAGGCGCCGGACAGGCCTTCAGGCACCCGGGGTCCTCGCAGTGCATGCAGCCGTCCTTGCGGATCAGCCACTCGAGGCTGCCGTCCTTGGGCTCGACCTCGAAGAACTTCATGACGGTCCAGCTGGTGGGCGTCAGGTCGCTGGGGTTGTCGTAGACGCCGATGTTGGTGCCGACGTCGTCGCGCAGGTCGTTCCAGTTCATGCAAGCCACCTGGCAGGCCTTGCAGCCGATGCACTTGGACTCATCGATGAGCTTGGCGACCTGCGGCGCGTTGGTACGCACCTGCGGGCTGGGAGTGGTGGTGGCCGAACGGCCGACCACGTCGAGCGATTGCATGCTGCCCATGTCAGGCCACCTTCTCGATGTTGACCAGGAACGCCTTGAACTCCGGCGTCTGCGAGTTGGCGTCGCCGACAAAGGGGGTCAGTGCATTGGCCAGGTAGCCGTTCTGCGTCACGCCCTTGAAGCCCCAGTGGATGGGGATGCCCACGTGGTGGACTTTCTTGCCGTTCACGTCCATGGCCTTCATGCGCTTGGTCACCACGCAGGCCGCCAGGATCTCGCCTCGATTGCTGCGGACCTTGACCATGTTGCCCTGCTTGATGCCTTTTTCCTTGGCCAGGTCTTCACCGATTTCGATGAAGGGCGCCGGCTGCACGACGGCGTTGCTCGTCGAATGCTTGGTCCAGAAATGCAGGTGCTCGGTCAAGCGGTAGGTGGTGGCCGCGTACGGGAACTCCTCCTTCTTGCCAAAGGCTTCCAGGTCACCCTTGTAGACACGCGCGGCGGGGTTGCTCACGGCCTTGGGGTTGGTGGGGCACATCAGGTTGACGCCCACAGGGTTCTCGAAAGGCTCGTAGTGCTCGGGGAACGGGCCTTCGTTCATGCCCACGGCGTACAGCCTGGCCACGCCTTCGGGGTTCATGATGAAGGCGCCCACGTTCTGGTCGGGCGCGGCGTCGGGGCGCATGTCGGGCACGTCGGCACCGCCTGCCCAGCTCTTGCCGTTCCAGGCCAGGTACCTGCGGCTCGGATCCCAGGGCTTGCCGTCCTTGTCCGCGCTGGCGCGGTTGTAGAGGATGCGGCGGTTGGCCGGCCACGAGAAGCCCCAGCCCGGGAACACGCCCAGGCCCGTGGGGTCGGCGGTGTCGCGCCGTGCGGTGAGGTTGCCCGTGGGGCCCCAGCAGCCGGAATAGATCCAGTTGCCGCAGCTGGTGCTGCCGTCGTCGCGCAGCATGGCAAAGCCTGGCAACTGGTCGCCGGCCCTGACCAACGGCACTGGCGGCGGCGCGTTGGGTGCCGGCGGCGGCACCGGAATGGGCTTGCCCTTGGCGTCCAGCTTCGGCGGTGCGGGCAGCGCAAACACATCGGCCAATGCCCTGCCGTTGATCTCGCGCAGGACCTCGCCCGGCTGGGGCACGTTGGCGTTGATGTAGGGCCAGGCCAGCGCCGCGATGGGCTCAGGCAGTGTGCCGCCGTCCTTGGCGTACATGCCACGCAGCTTGACGAAGAGGCGCGCCATGATCTCGCTGTCGGTCTTGGCTTCGCCCGGCGGGTCGACGGCCTTTTCCTTCCAGTTGATCACGCGGCTGCTGTTGGTGAAGGTGCCGGTCTCTTCGGCAAAGCAGCTGGTGGGGAAGCGGAAGACCTCGGTCGCGATCTTCGCCGGGTCCACGTCGTTCAGCGGGCCGAAATTCTTCCAGAACTCGCTGGTCTCGGTCTCCAGCGGGTCCATCACCACCAGGTACTTCAGCTTGGCCATGGCGGCCGACAGCTTCTTCTTGTTGGGCACCGCCGCCAGCGGGTTGAAGCCCTGCACGAGAAAGCCGTTGACCTTGCCCTGGTGCATGCGCTCGAAGATGGCCATGATGTCGTAGGCCGTGTCGCGCTTCGGAATCCAGTCGTAGGCGAACTGGTTGTCCGCCGTGGCCTTGTCCCCGTAGTAGGCCTTCATCAGGCTGGTGTGCCACTTGGGAAAGTTCTGCGTGAAGGCCATCTGACCCGGACGCAGCGGCTTGCCGGTGCGCGCCGTCAGGTAGGTCTCACGGTCGACGTCCGCATCGGTGGGTGCACTCAGGTATCCCGACAACACTTCGGAGTAGGCACACATGTCGGTGATGCCCTGCACGTTGGCGTGGCCGCGCAGCGCGTTGACGCCACCGCCCGGCCGGCCCATGTTGCCCAGCAGCAGCTGGATCATGGCCATGGTGCGGATGTTCTGGCTGCCCACCGTGTGCTGGGTCCAGCCGAGCGCATAGCAGATCGTCATCACCTTGTCGACCGCCGAGGTCTCACCCAGCATTTGCGCGATCTTCAGGAACTGGTCCTTGGGCGTGCCGGTGATGCTGCTGACCAGTTCAGGCGTGTAGCGCGAGAAGTGCTTCTTCATCTGCTGGTACACGCACAGCGGGTCCTGCAGGCTGTCGTCGACCTTGACGAAGCCGTCTTCGCCCACCTGGTAGCCCCAACTCGCCTTGTTGTACGAACGCTTGGTCTCGTCGTAACCGCTGAAAAAGCCGTTGTCGTACTTGTATTCCGGCTTCACCAGGAAGGTGATGTCGGTGTTGAGCTTGGCGTAGTCGAGGTGGATCTTGTTGTTGGACAACAGGTAGTTGATGACACCGGCCAGGAAGGCGATGTCGGTGCCCACGCGGATGGGCGCATAGACGTCGGCCACCGCGGCGCTGCGCGTGAAGCGCGGGTCGACCACGATGAGCTTGGCCTTGCGCGTCTGCATGGCCTCGGTCACCCACTTGAAACCACAGGGGTGCGCTTCTGCGGCATTGCCGCCCATGATGAGTACGAGATCGGTATTCTTGATGTCGTTCCAAGAATTCGTCATCGCTCCACGTCCAAACGTCGGGCCCAGACTGGACACCGTCGGTGCGTGTCAGATACGCGCTTGTGTATCGAGTGCAACCATCCCCAGGCCACGCGCCGTCTTCACGGTGATGTAGCCCGATTCATTGGAAGACGCCGAAGACACCAGCAGTGCGGTGGTGTTCCAGCGGTTGACGGTGACGGACTTGCCGTCCTTCTCGACCGTCTTCACCAGGTTGGCGTCACGGTCGGCCTTCATGTGCTTGGCCACGCGGGTGAGCGCGTCTTCCCAAGACAGGCGCTTCCAGTCGGCAGCGCCGGCTTCACGCACCTGCGGGTAGAGCACACGGTTCTTGGACTGGATCATGTCCATCACACCGGCGCCCTTGGGGCACAGCGTGCCGCGGTTGACCGGGTGGTCGGGGTCGCCTTCGATGTGGATGATGGTCGACTTGACGTTCTTCGCCTTGTCGCCCAGCGTGTACATCACCAAGCCGCAGCTGACCGAGCAGTACGGGCACGTGCTGCGGGTTTCAGTTGTGCGGGCCAGCTTGAAGCTTCGCGTTTCGGCCAGCGCGGCCGTGGGTGAAAAACCCAACGCGACGAGGCTGGATCCGACCAGCCCCGCTCCACTGACCCGGAGGAAGCTTCTCCGGTTCATGTCCATCGTGCGTACTCCTGTTTGAGCCAAGGGTGACCCATTCCGAGATGCCTGCTACACGGCAGAGCGCCTAGACATTTGAACGTATTCGATGAGGATTCGCCTTGGTCTAAATGCCTATGAACGAATACGCATAAGACGCCCTCCTTGCGTGGTTGGGTCGGGCCGACTTTCTGTGCTGTACTCAGGGAAGACGGGCACTGCGGGGTGTCTGGCGGACCTGGCGCACTGGCAGGCCGAGTGCGACAAACTGTCGCTGGGTTTGGTTGTGTCTCGTTGATGACGTGGCTGCACTGTCAAGTGGCTACGTCAGTTTCATGACGCTGTGTCCGTCGCTGCCGCGGCGGGACCAGTCCCCGGACGCCGAGATGGCGGGCCACTTCAACGCGCGAGCTGCGGCCGTTCCGCGAGGCGCCGCAACGGCGGCTGCAGGGCAGGGCGCTTGGAAGGGTGGCGAGTTGAATGAGTGCTCACGCAGCGGCCAGAGTGGGTCTCAAGGCAGCCGAGGCCGACAGCGGCGCTGTCACGCTGGCACAACGCCTTGACTCCGCTGCCAGACTCAACAACCACCGGCGCTGACCGTGGCCAGACGGGCTGGTTGGGCGCGGTGCCGACGGTGTGCCGGAGTTCGTCGAAGCTCCGGCGCCAGCTGACGAAGCGATGCCTATGGTTTCCGCGGGCGCCAGGGCCAGCGCGGGGCCGGCCAACAGCGCTGCGACCAGGGCCGCCAGCCTAAGCGCCGCTGCCTTCTGCTTGCGGATCGCGGGCTGCAGCCAGCCGGCGGTAGAGAAGGCCG
This is a stretch of genomic DNA from Ideonella sp. WA131b. It encodes these proteins:
- the fdnG gene encoding formate dehydrogenase-N subunit alpha; the protein is MDMNRRSFLRVSGAGLVGSSLVALGFSPTAALAETRSFKLARTTETRSTCPYCSVSCGLVMYTLGDKAKNVKSTIIHIEGDPDHPVNRGTLCPKGAGVMDMIQSKNRVLYPQVREAGAADWKRLSWEDALTRVAKHMKADRDANLVKTVEKDGKSVTVNRWNTTALLVSSASSNESGYITVKTARGLGMVALDTQARIUHAPTVSSLGPTFGRGAMTNSWNDIKNTDLVLIMGGNAAEAHPCGFKWVTEAMQTRKAKLIVVDPRFTRSAAVADVYAPIRVGTDIAFLAGVINYLLSNNKIHLDYAKLNTDITFLVKPEYKYDNGFFSGYDETKRSYNKASWGYQVGEDGFVKVDDSLQDPLCVYQQMKKHFSRYTPELVSSITGTPKDQFLKIAQMLGETSAVDKVMTICYALGWTQHTVGSQNIRTMAMIQLLLGNMGRPGGGVNALRGHANVQGITDMCAYSEVLSGYLSAPTDADVDRETYLTARTGKPLRPGQMAFTQNFPKWHTSLMKAYYGDKATADNQFAYDWIPKRDTAYDIMAIFERMHQGKVNGFLVQGFNPLAAVPNKKKLSAAMAKLKYLVVMDPLETETSEFWKNFGPLNDVDPAKIATEVFRFPTSCFAEETGTFTNSSRVINWKEKAVDPPGEAKTDSEIMARLFVKLRGMYAKDGGTLPEPIAALAWPYINANVPQPGEVLREINGRALADVFALPAPPKLDAKGKPIPVPPPAPNAPPPVPLVRAGDQLPGFAMLRDDGSTSCGNWIYSGCWGPTGNLTARRDTADPTGLGVFPGWGFSWPANRRILYNRASADKDGKPWDPSRRYLAWNGKSWAGGADVPDMRPDAAPDQNVGAFIMNPEGVARLYAVGMNEGPFPEHYEPFENPVGVNLMCPTNPKAVSNPAARVYKGDLEAFGKKEEFPYAATTYRLTEHLHFWTKHSTSNAVVQPAPFIEIGEDLAKEKGIKQGNMVKVRSNRGEILAACVVTKRMKAMDVNGKKVHHVGIPIHWGFKGVTQNGYLANALTPFVGDANSQTPEFKAFLVNIEKVA